One Phalacrocorax carbo chromosome 26, bPhaCar2.1, whole genome shotgun sequence genomic window, CAGCTTCCAGCCTTGCCAGCGCTCTTTGCCTTCTCTACCAGAGCTTGTCCTGTGCTGTCCCACAGCCGATGCTTCTTCCCTGCACGCTGGAGACACccccctctcttccccaccTTGCTCTCACCTGCCATTGCCATACAGTCACTGACGTCTGTCCGTCCTCACGCTCTGTTCTGTGAAACAGACGGACTGATCCCATCCTCCTTCGGGAGGACTTCATGTACCACAGCACGACCCTTTGAGGGACATCTCTTCCTCCTCATGGCCACTCCCCACCTCCCAGGCTGCCCTGTGTGGCAGTGCTGCTCTcgcctgctcttccctccctccaaggAAAGCTCCACCACTGGGAAACCACCCTTCAAGCAGGCGTCCCAGCGCGGCAGCCTTCCCGTGGCCTTTCCCCTGAGCACCAGAAGTAACCTCACCGTCATCCCCGCAGGCTGCCGCCCTTCAGCTTCTCCATAGACACGGCCAAGCTGCGTGccggagaaggccctgggggtgctggctgacagacggctgggcatgagccagcagtgcccgggtggccaaggaggccaccagcccccgggcttgtgtcagccctggtgtggccagcaggagccgggcagggatggggcccctgtgctcggccctggggaggccccacctcgaatgctgggctcaggtttgggcccctcgggacaagaagggccttgaggggctggagcgtgtccagagaagggcagcggggctggggcagggtctggagcacaagtgtgctggggggcggctgagggggctgggggggtttagcctggagaagaggaggctgaggggagacctttttgctctctacaactacctgaaaggagatggTAGCAAGgagggtgttggtctcttctcccaagttactagtgatagaacgagatGAATTGGCCTCTAGCTGCATCAGTGAAGGTTTgtattggatattagggaaaatgccttcactgcaagagcggtcaggctctggcacaggctgccgtgagaggtggtggagtcaccatccctggaggtgttcaaatacatgtagacgtggcacttgagggcatggtttaggaggcatggtagtgttgggctgacagttggacttgatcttagaggtcttttccaacattaatgattctatgattctatgattgctCAAGAGCTTGCCGCAACTTGGCAACATCCACAAAGGAAAGTGCTTTCTGTCCCATCATACAGAGGGATAATAAAAAACTTCCGCAGTGGTGGTCAAGGGCTGGTCACTGAGGGAGGCCACCAGTAAGGGTCTGTCAGGAGCACTTTGTACCACACATGACAGTTGACCGTCATCGTTCAGCCAACTTCCCACCCAAAACATATTCCACTTCTTCAGTCCAGCTCTCAAGCAGCTGTCaagtgccccctgcccccatccTTTCAGCTCCACAGGCTGTAGGTGAGAGGCATGAGCAGGGGTGGGCATGGTGGTGGGAAAGGGCATTGTCAGACTGTCTCAGGGGGGCTGTTCTGGGCATCACAGAGACGAGGATGAGGGAGGCTCTAGGAAAGAGTGGCACTAGTGAGGTgagaggagcaggcagagaaGAAATGGTTCAGTACATCAGGGCCACAAATCTTCATCCAGCTGACACACTGAGCAGATTCCCCAGCCCGGGCACTCTGCAGCCCCTCGTGCCAAACTTGCTCCCCAGCACGACAGGAGAGGATTGGCCCAGGGGCTcctcaggcagctcctgctACCCCAGGGACAGGACAGCCTGCCCCAACCGGGCACCTGCACCAAAGGATGTCTCTGTCTGTGCCTCACGGGCACACACACGgtgccctgctcctctcccagcacatcCCATCTCCCCACAGGATGCCTTTCCCCAGCTAAGCACACCTGTGCTGGCCGGGCCGCCCATTCCTGCACCCTGCCCCcatgctccccacagcccccgaGCTGGCGGTGCTGCGCTGCAGAGAAAGTGGGCTGTGGTGCCCAGGGCCACAGCGTGACTCCCTTGGACTGTGCTGGTCAGGCTGGGGGGCAGAGCCAGCTGGTGCTGGTCACTGCCGCTGACCACCTCCTGCACAAGCCCTCCTGTGGCCATGGAGGGTGCTCAGAGGTACCCGCCTTATTCCAGTGCTGTGAGGTGGGTTTGGGTGCTGCGCTGGGTCCAGCCTGGGCAAGTTCATGGAGGGTAGGACAAACCATCCACCAgactcctttccctgcccctgctgtgtCCCCTGGGCTTGCTGAGCTCCTGTTTGCCACTTCACACCCACATTTAGGGTATCACCTCTGGGCGACACCGTGCTGGACAGGCTGGTGCTCAGTGGGGTCCATTCACTGCCAACTCCCTGGCACACGCTGTCCCTCCCTGCacatcccctctgctctcctggcaTCTCCCAAGTCCCTACAGAAAAACATTCACCTGCCACCAGCCCTGTCACAAGCTCCAGAGCCCCAGGGGGGTCAATCAGAGACCATTAACCACCTGCATGGGTGCTGGCCACCAACAAGCACCACCTGAACCAGCCCTCAGTCTCTTGAAGGCCCTACTGGGACCATGATCTCATCTCACTGAGCCCATGGAGAACAAGCAAAACAACGAGCCTTTTTAAAGCCTATTCCTTGGGCATGTCCTTGAGAGCAACTTTGGCAGAAGACATAAGCCTTCAGCCACTGCACTCAGGAGATGCCCTTTCCTGATGGAAATGGGGTTATGGAGGTCAGCTCTATCAGAGAAGGgctccttgcctgtcccttcctGCAGTCACAGGACTAAAACACAGCAGGACTGTAACCAAGCTCCAAGAGCATTCAGGCCTTACACCAACACAGCGTCTCAGGAGACCGTAGAAGTGGGAagacagcagctctgaaaacacCAAGaactgctgctccctggcagtgctgctgtacTGGGACTATTTCTCCCCCCCAACCTGCTGTGCAGAgacttattttttcccccccacctctCTACAGGCACGGCCACTGCAGCTTCTACAACTGTCTCCCTGGAATGGTGTTGGACAAACAAGTTGCTGCAGGTTCCTTTTACACAATCTCTGGGTCAAATTCAAGAGGCAGGCAGTGAATTAGAAGTGGGATgtgtaattatattttattgtgCACAACATTTTCACACAAAAAACAAAgacaccccaccaccaccaccaccaaaaccctTAGAAGGCAGGACAGGCCTGTATATGAGTTCCATTACGAatgctgtgcagaaaaaaacaggcagtttcttgcttctgaaaaacatcCAGTGATCAGTTTCCCCACTGCATCCTTGAGCTCCTGGTTCCTCATGCTGTAGATGAGGGGGTTCACTGCTGGAGGCACCACCGagtacagcactgccaccaccagGTCCAGGGATGGGGCGGAGATGGAGGGGGGCTTCAGGTAGGCAAACATGGCAGTGCTGAGAAACAGGGAGACCACGGCCAGGTGAGGGAGGCAcgtggaaaaggctttgtgccgtccctgctcagaggggagcctcagcacagccctgaagatctgcacataggagaaaaggatgaaaacaaaacagccaaacCCTAAACAGGCACTAACCACAAGAATCCCGACTTCCCTGAGGTAGGTGCCTGAGCAGGAGAGCTTGAGGATCTGggggatttcacagaagaactgccccagggcattgccatggcagaggggcagtGAAAA contains:
- the LOC135317676 gene encoding olfactory receptor 14C36-like, whose product is MSNGSSITHFLLLAFADTRELQLLHFWLSLGIYLAALLGNGLIITAIACDHRLHTPMYFFLLNLSLLDLGSISTTLPKSMASSLWDTRDISYAGCAAQAFLFVFLISAEFFLLTVMAYDRYVAICTPLHYGTLLGSRACALMAAAAWAGGFLSALLHTASTFSLPLCHGNALGQFFCEIPQILKLSCSGTYLREVGILVVSACLGFGCFVFILFSYVQIFRAVLRLPSEQGRHKAFSTCLPHLAVVSLFLSTAMFAYLKPPSISAPSLDLVVAVLYSVVPPAVNPLIYSMRNQELKDAVGKLITGCFSEARNCLFFSAQHS